The Staphylococcus simiae genome includes the window ATTTCCTAAACGTAGTGTTTGGATAAATTTCGATGATATGGATGCTACAATTTATGAAAATGCCTATCCAATATTAAAGAAATATAAAGTTCCAGCAACTGGATTTGTCATTACGGGACATGTTGGTGAAAAGAATTTCCATAACTTAAATATGATTACTGAATCACAGTTAAAAGAGATGTATAGTTCAGGTTTATGGGAATTTGAAACGCATACTAACAATTTACATTCACTGTATAAAAATGACAAATCAAAAATGCTACAAACATCGAACAGTAAAATTACTGAAGATTTAGAAAAAAGCACCGATTATTTAACTAAACATTTTCATAAACCTCAAAAAACACTTGCCTATCCTTACGGTTTAATGAATGATGATAAATTGCCCGCTCTTAAAAAAGCAGGTATTAAATATGGTTTTTCATTAGAAGAAAAAGCAGTCACGCCAGACACCGACGACTACTTCATCCCAAGAATATTGATTAGTGATGATGCATTCGAGCATTTAATTAAGAGATGGGACGGATTTCATGAAGAAGATTAGACTTGAATTAGTATACTTACGAGCTTTAATTTGTACGATTATCATTATTACACACTTATTAACTCAAATTACCTTGGAACACGAAAATTTAGAAGGTGGTTCACTCGTATTACAATTTTACATTAGAAATATTGTTATCTTTGGTACACCTTGCTTTATTATCTTGTCTCAATTATTAACAACATTGAATTATCAAAAGGTTACATATAGATACCTTACTTCGCGTATCAAGTATATTTTAATTCCTTATCTTTTAATGGGGTTATTTTATAGCTATAGCGAATCATTATTAACAAATTCATCATTTAGTAAGCAGTTCCTTGAAAATGTATTACTTGGACAATGGTATGGTTATTTTATTGTTGTTATCATGCAGTTCTTTATTTTGAGTTATATTATCTTTAAAATAAATTACAATTTATTTAATAGTAAGATTCTGTTGTTACTATCATTTATCGTATAACAAGTATTCCTATACTATTTCTCTAACAATTCACAATTCCATGCTGCTGTACTACATTATTATCCTTTAAGTGAAAACACTATTATCTTTGGATGGATATTCTATTTCTTCCTAGGTGCTTATATTGGATATAATTATGATCGAGTTCTTAATTTCTTAGATCGCTTTTTAGTCATTATTCTAGTATTAGCAGTCGCATCATACTTTGTATTTATCGCTTTATCTAATGGTGATTATTGGAATGTCACAAGTTTTTCATATTCATTAACGCTTTATAATAGTGTTATGTTTATCGCTATATTAGGTATATGTACTCATTTTAAAACGATGTTATTCAACACCGTTCAAATGATTAGTGCATTCTCGTTCTTTATCTATTTGTTACATCCAATTATTTTAGATTCATTATTTGCTTACACAAACATTTTCGAAGACAATACTATTGTGTTCTTAGCAATATCATTGCTATTTATTATTGGACTATGTATTGGTGTCGGAATGATCTTGCGTGAATTCTATATTTTTAGATTTATTATAGGTAAACAACCATACAAACTTAATATTTTTGCTTACTAGTATGACCCACACAAAAACACTTGGTAGATGGAAAAATAGTTTCATCTACCAAGTGTTTTTTCATATTATGACACTTTATATTTGGCTAATTATTTAAATAATTGTCTGAGTACTCGGAAAAGTGAGCCGATAAGTTGGAAGAAGTCTGCCGTCATCATCAATACCCTCCCGTCATTTTATTCTTTAACATGCATATTTCAGCTTGTTTGTTGTTCTGCTTGCACTAAATCGTCTGCTAAACCATGCCAGAAATCTTGTAATTCTTCTCGAGTTCGTGCTGTATCAGTATTATCTTGACCTACAAAATCCACATGATCCCAATCATGACGTGTCGGTGTTACTTGCCAAATTCCTTTTTGCACTTGATCTGTAGCTTCTGTATATGCTTGGTTGAAAGGATGTTGAGAAGAAATCACAGATACTAAGCCATCGTTTTCTCTCCATTCTTTTTCAGTAGCTTTACCAATTAAATTACCTGTTAATACAAATGGTAAAAACATATTTAAATCTGCTTTTTGTCTATCGCCAATTAGAGCTTTATGTGTTGCTTCTCCTGTATATGTTTTATATACGATATTAGGATTTAATGACGTCTTACGGTTTAGCTCAGTCGCGCCATCTCTCGTTAAATCGTAAAAACCATTATCTTGTGATTTCCACAGTTTAGAATTTTTCACACGTTTAATATAATCAATATATGATTCATTAGGTTGTTGTTTTAAGCCCCATTGATCTAAACCAAAGTTAACGCGTGAATTTTTATTACCAAACATTTTACCTAAATCATAAACGACTTGGCGCACAATAGCTTCATTACCTGCTAAATCAGATGCATGTGTTCCATTATGCGGTGTTCCTAATGTGGTAATTGAAGATACCATATTGTCGTGATTTCCTTGGAATAAAGGTGAAATTTCGCCACCATGTTGTTGTTGATAGTCTATTTCTTCTTGGTTACCGTTACGTAGCAACTCTTCTAATTGACGAATCGTTTGACCACCCATACTATGACCAACTAAATGGACTTTTTGACCTGGTTGCCAATCTTTATAAACACCTTCATATGTTTTGCCATATCTTTCATGTCCATATTTTGCAGCGTGTGCAGCACCATAGTCTACACGGCCACCTTTAATATAGTAATATAACTCTACCGCACGATCATAGTTACTACCAAATGCACTAATGCTAGCTTCATGAGTTCGATAACCATTTTGTTCTAGGTCTTGACGAATATTCATTTTATCGCCACCCCAATAATGTGACAGTACTGATGGGTTAATATCATCTGTAAAACCATTGAAGCCATGTACTAAGATGATAGGGTCTTGGTTTTTATATTGTCCTTGTTTAGCAACTTTATTTGTTTGATCATCTTTAGTTTGTGACTCACGTTGAGATGAGGACTTATTTGGTGTTACTACTGCATTATTTTTCAAGACGTCTAAATCTCGCTGTTGTTTTTGATCTTTATCCTGACTGTTATCATCACTCTTAGTATTATCTAAGGTATCTAATACTGGCGTTGTCTTTTTAGATGTCGATGCTGTTACACGCTGTTCTTCTGGTTTAATGTCCTGTTGCTGAACTAGTTGTTGCTCAGCACCTTGTTGTTTAACTTTTTCTTCATTTTCAGAGACTTGTTGTGCATTGCCAGCACTTGTGGCTGTAGTGTCTTGATTTTTGTTATTGTCAACTGACCCTTCACTATCATCTCTGTTGACTTTAGATGCTGGGCTATTTGTATTGTCCTTTGTTAAATTAGTTGTTGTTTCTATTTGTTGCTCTTTAGCTTGTTGATTATCCTTCACTTCATCATTAGCATTTGTATTTTGTTGATGATTCTGTTGAGCATCGTCTTTTGTGTTCTGTTGTTCTTGTTTATCTGTCGTTATTGCTTCTTTGGTTGGCATTTGAGCTGCTAAACGACTATCTTTGGTTGATGCTCCTGTTGTGTCGTCTTGGTTATCATTTAACGCTTCATTCGTATCATGCTTATCTTGTTCGATGATACCTTTGTTACTATGTAAGTTTGTTGTATTTGCTTGATTTTCAGATTTCTGTAGTTTATCTGTCGTTGATGACTGTTCAGAATCTGCTTCCCTTGTTTGTTCTTCCCCAATAGATTGTGCTGTTACTGTACTCTGCTGTGAATTTCCCACATCCACATGCTTTTCAGCTGCTTGTGCATTTCCACCACCCATAAATAATAAAGTAGCAATGAGTATAGAAGATGTACCTACACTAAATTTACGAATACTGTATTTATTTTGTCTTGTTTTCATTGTCAGCACCTCTATTTGTATTGTATTTAAATGAATAAATTGATAATCACTCGAGGAATAAACCCAAATAACTTACTTAATAAAGCTTTCATATAACCATCCTTTCTTTTATACTTTTGAAAAAGTAAGCGTTTACATTAACATACAAAAAATATATTCTCTTTACGAGAATTAAATATGTTTCGCTAACCATTTCAAATAATTAATTAATATTTTAATGCAAAAGTTTTCTTACGTCAACAATTATGTACAATTTAATAAAACAAATTTCAATGTAATTTGTAACTATAATTCGAAAAAGCGTACGACAGAGATAATTTGTCATAGCATTATTTCTGTCGTCCTCACTTGCACATCAACATTTTTATGATGTCTTATAACTTCAATACTACCACTGCGATATTTCTTGTCGTTCACCTTTAAAATTATTAACCTGACGATGTCTATTAGCTAATACTTTTTCAACTGCAGAGAAATCAACTTCTAAAGCGTTTAAAAGAACAAATAAGTGATATAACTCGTCAGCGACTTCATTGACGACTTCAGTCTTATCCTCTTTCATTGCTGCAATGGCAATTTCAAATGCCTCTTCTCCAAACTTCTTAGTGATCTTCTCTATCCCCTCAGCTAATAAATACTTAGTATAGGAGTTCTGATTATCAGATATCGCACTTTTTGCAACTGTCGCCTCTAAATCTTGAACTTTAAATGGCACCGTTGTGTTAAAACAACTTTGATGTCCAGTATGGCAGGTTGGACCATGTGGTGTAACTTCAATCAAAATCGTATCTCTATCGCAATCTATATGAATATTTTCAACATGTTGTACATGTCCAGATGTTTCCCCTTTAACCCACAGACGCTGTTTTGAACGTGAATAGAAACATACAATTTGATCCCTAACTGTTTTGTTAAATGCCTCTTCATTCATATAACCTAACATTAAAACTTGTTTCGTTTGATTATCTTGAAGTATGGCAGGTATTAATCCTTTACTAAAATCAATATCGTAAGTTGTCATCTTACTTGTATACCTCCTTGGCGCATGGTGTCTTTCAATGATTGCACCGTAATTTCTCGATCGTGTAATATACTGGCAGCTAAACCTGCTGAAACATCAGTTTGTTGAAATAGTTCGACGAAATGTTGTGCATTCCCTCCACCACCAGATGCGATAATAGGTATGTTGACCAGCTGTTTAATAGCAGTTAAATGGTCGATATCAAATCCTTGTTTCATACCGTCATGACTCATACTTGTAACTAAGAGTTCACCAGCTCCTAACGCTTCAACTTGCTGTACCCAGTCATAAACTCTAACGTTAGTTAGTTTCTTCCCACCATGTGTACAACAATAATAGTCTTTGCTTGTTTGATCATAAAAGCTATCTATAGCAATGCAGATACATTGTCTGCCAAATTTATCACTTGCCTGTTTAATAAGGTCTGGGTTTTTCAATGCACTCGAATTCAATGATACTTTATCAGCACCATGATTTAATAGTAGTGTTATATCTTCTAAACTTTGAATACCGCCACCAACGGTTAAAGGGATAAACAACTTTTTAGCAGTACTCTCAATGACATCAAGCATTAAATGATGACCTTCTTCCGTCTTAGAGATGTCTAAAAAAACGACCTCATCAGCACCCGCTTCATTGTAATACATTGCTAAATCAATAGGATCACCAATATCTCGCAGCCCTTTAAATTGAACACCTTTAACAACACGACCATCTTTAACGTCCAAGCATGGAATGATACGTTTTTTGATCATTGTAACCCCTCCCAAAACGAAGGTTGGTGTGCTGCTTTGCCAACAATTGCTGCATGTACGTTTAATTGTGCCAATTGCT containing:
- the icaB gene encoding intercellular adhesin biosynthesis polysaccharide N-deacetylase, with protein sequence MKPNKFLLIVMSIILILPMITPIHNVAYADSDDGKPTKLKYHKNSALALNYHRVRKAGFLNNFIYFFSSSKEIKNYSVSKSQFESQIKWLKKHDAKFLTLKEFLYYKEKGKFPKRSVWINFDDMDATIYENAYPILKKYKVPATGFVITGHVGEKNFHNLNMITESQLKEMYSSGLWEFETHTNNLHSLYKNDKSKMLQTSNSKITEDLEKSTDYLTKHFHKPQKTLAYPYGLMNDDKLPALKKAGIKYGFSLEEKAVTPDTDDYFIPRILISDDAFEHLIKRWDGFHEED
- the lip gene encoding YSIRK-targeted triacylglycerol lipase, whose product is MKTRQNKYSIRKFSVGTSSILIATLLFMGGGNAQAAEKHVDVGNSQQSTVTAQSIGEEQTREADSEQSSTTDKLQKSENQANTTNLHSNKGIIEQDKHDTNEALNDNQDDTTGASTKDSRLAAQMPTKEAITTDKQEQQNTKDDAQQNHQQNTNANDEVKDNQQAKEQQIETTTNLTKDNTNSPASKVNRDDSEGSVDNNKNQDTTATSAGNAQQVSENEEKVKQQGAEQQLVQQQDIKPEEQRVTASTSKKTTPVLDTLDNTKSDDNSQDKDQKQQRDLDVLKNNAVVTPNKSSSQRESQTKDDQTNKVAKQGQYKNQDPIILVHGFNGFTDDINPSVLSHYWGGDKMNIRQDLEQNGYRTHEASISAFGSNYDRAVELYYYIKGGRVDYGAAHAAKYGHERYGKTYEGVYKDWQPGQKVHLVGHSMGGQTIRQLEELLRNGNQEEIDYQQQHGGEISPLFQGNHDNMVSSITTLGTPHNGTHASDLAGNEAIVRQVVYDLGKMFGNKNSRVNFGLDQWGLKQQPNESYIDYIKRVKNSKLWKSQDNGFYDLTRDGATELNRKTSLNPNIVYKTYTGEATHKALIGDRQKADLNMFLPFVLTGNLIGKATEKEWRENDGLVSVISSQHPFNQAYTEATDQVQKGIWQVTPTRHDWDHVDFVGQDNTDTARTREELQDFWHGLADDLVQAEQQTS